A genome region from Vicinamibacteria bacterium includes the following:
- a CDS encoding LLM class F420-dependent oxidoreductase produces MKLGLSLGFLTSANLDLVPLAVQAEKLGYDSVWVAEAWGSDAVSLLAWIGASTERIELGTAILQIPARSPALTAMTAATLDRLSNGRLLLGLGVSGPQVVEGWHGVPYGRPLTRTRDAVEIIRRILARKQPLTYAGKTYRIPLDGGTGLGKPLKLMMPPLRPDIPIYLAAIGPKNVALATEIADGWLPIFFAPRNARLFGEMPQRTFDVAPTVHVALGDDVQECLDAVKPNLALYVGGMGAKGKNFYNDLARRYGYEKEAEQIQELYLGGKKKEAVAAVPDGLVDEVALCGPKERIVDRLGAWREAGVTTLICIPSGSEAFAEMPEIVARA; encoded by the coding sequence ATGAAGCTCGGGCTGAGCCTCGGCTTTCTCACGTCGGCGAACCTCGACCTCGTGCCGCTCGCCGTCCAGGCCGAGAAGCTCGGTTACGACTCCGTGTGGGTCGCCGAGGCCTGGGGCTCGGACGCCGTGAGCCTTCTCGCCTGGATCGGCGCTTCGACCGAGCGCATCGAGCTCGGGACGGCCATCCTGCAAATCCCGGCGCGCTCCCCGGCATTGACCGCTATGACGGCGGCCACGCTCGACCGGCTGAGCAACGGGCGGCTCCTTTTGGGCCTCGGTGTCTCGGGGCCCCAGGTCGTCGAGGGCTGGCATGGCGTGCCCTACGGAAGACCGCTCACCCGCACACGCGACGCCGTGGAAATCATTCGCAGGATCCTTGCCCGGAAACAACCGCTCACCTACGCGGGAAAGACGTATCGCATTCCCTTGGATGGCGGCACGGGTCTCGGAAAACCGCTCAAGCTGATGATGCCACCCCTTCGGCCGGATATCCCCATCTACCTCGCCGCGATAGGACCGAAGAACGTCGCCCTCGCCACCGAGATCGCCGACGGCTGGCTTCCCATCTTCTTCGCGCCCAGAAACGCTCGGCTCTTCGGCGAAATGCCCCAGCGCACGTTCGACGTCGCCCCGACCGTCCACGTTGCGCTCGGCGATGACGTTCAAGAGTGCCTGGATGCCGTCAAGCCAAACCTCGCCCTCTACGTTGGGGGGATGGGCGCCAAGGGCAAGAATTTCTACAACGATCTCGCGAGACGTTATGGGTACGAGAAAGAGGCCGAGCAGATCCAGGAACTCTATCTCGGCGGCAAGAAGAAAGAAGCCGTCGCGGCGGTCCCCGACGGGCTCGTGGACGAGGTCGCTCTTTGCGGACCGAAGGAACGCATCGTCGACCGGCTCGGGGCGTGGCGGGAAGCGGGCGTGACGACGCTCATTTGTATTCCATCGGGCTCCGAGGCCTTTGCCGAGATGCCGGAGATCGTCGCCCGGGCTTGA